The window CGATGAATGGTTCGCCATCATCCCGGCGACCGATGACCGCGAGCAAATGCGGAAAGCTTTGGAGGATCATGACGCAGTCGCCTTTTTGAAAGTGGCGAAAGTGCTTCCCGAAATGATTGATTTATTGGAGGAAATGGACTTGGTCGATAAAGCCGTCGTCACGACAAAAGTGACGTCCGGCGAAGAAAATGTCTGGTACGATGTACGGGAATTAAAAACGGCGGAACTGAACTACCTATCGCTTATGCTCGTCCGGAAATAAGGAGGGAATCCATTTGAACATCGAAGCAAAAGTCTATTTTGTCGGCGCTGGCCCGGGAGACCCGGAATTGATTACGGTGAAAGGTTTGAAGCTGTTACAGACCGCAGATGTCGTCTTGTTCACCGACTCGCTCGTCAATGAAAAGCTCATGGACGAGACGAAAGAGGGTGCACTTGTACTAAAAAGTGCCGGCATGGCATTGGAAGAGCAGATTGACATTATGGCGGGCGCCGTCGAAGAAGGAAAAAGCGTAGCCCGCATCCATACGGGAGACCCCGCGATTTATGGGGCAATTTTGGAGCAGATGAGCCGGCTGTACAACCGCGGCATCTCCTATGAAGTGATTCCGGGTGTCAGTTCCGTCTTCGCGTCGGCAGCACGTGCAGGTGTTGAACTCACTGTGCCGGAATTGACGCAAACGGTCATCTTGACCCGTGCAGAGGGGCGGACGCCAGTTCCCGAAAAGGAACAGCTCGTGGACTTGGCCCGGCACCATTGCACCGTCTCTTTATTCCTCAGTGCAACGCTCATTAAGAAAGTCGTCAAATCATTCTACGAAGCAGGCTGGGCGGAGGATGCTCCGGTGCTCGTCGTCTATAAAGCGACTTGGCCGGATGAATTAATTCTCCGGACGACACTCGACAAAGTCGGCGAAGACATGCGCGCCAATCGGATCACCAAACAGGCGATGGTCATCATCAGCCCGGCGGTCGATCCGAAACTCGTAGAACAAGGCGGCTATGAATCGAAGCTGTATGATAAAACCTTCACGCACGGATTCCGCAAAGGAGTGACGGCCGATGGATAATGTTGTCCTCGTCGCCATCACGAAACACGGCGTCCAGCTGATCCGGGAACTGAAGGAGAAAATGCCAACGGCCGATGTGTATTATATGAGGAAATTCGCGTACGGAGATGAAGAGGAAAAAGGATTCACATTATTTGACGGCTCGATCCGCCTGTTATTGCCAGACATGTTCGCCAAATATGACGGCATCGTTTCCGTCATTTCCTTGGGCGCGATGGTACGGATGATCGGGCCCATTA is drawn from Sporosarcina sp. FSL W7-1349 and contains these coding sequences:
- the cobM gene encoding precorrin-4 C(11)-methyltransferase, whose product is MNIEAKVYFVGAGPGDPELITVKGLKLLQTADVVLFTDSLVNEKLMDETKEGALVLKSAGMALEEQIDIMAGAVEEGKSVARIHTGDPAIYGAILEQMSRLYNRGISYEVIPGVSSVFASAARAGVELTVPELTQTVILTRAEGRTPVPEKEQLVDLARHHCTVSLFLSATLIKKVVKSFYEAGWAEDAPVLVVYKATWPDELILRTTLDKVGEDMRANRITKQAMVIISPAVDPKLVEQGGYESKLYDKTFTHGFRKGVTADG